The segment TCATTCTTACCGCCATGGCCTTTGATCGCTATGCTGCCATCTGCAAACCTCTCCACTATGTGATTAATGAACAGGACAAGGTGCCATCTCCTAGTCTTAGCTGCTTGGGCTGGTGGGGCCGTCCATGCCTTTCCTCTGTTTTCTACTGCAATTGGTTTTCCCTTCTGTGGTCCTAATGAAATCAATCACTACTATTGTGAtgtttttcctttgctaaaaGTGGCCTGTACTGATACCTACATCACTGGTGTCCTTGTGATTGCCTTTTCAGGTATGTTTGGCTTAGGagtttttattgtcttatttgtttcttatgggATAATATTGTTCACTTTAAGAAATCTCTCAGCTGAGGGAAGACGTCAACGATTTCTTTGAATCTAAGAATCTAATCTAATCCAATAACCAAAGTCCCTGAAGGTGTGTTTCTGCTGGTTCTCATTCATGATACTGCCTTATTTCTCTACGGTCTTGTGGGTTTTAACTGTAAGCTGCTCATTTTCCTTAGACACTGTATTTGTAAGAATTATCTGAGACCCAGATTGAAGATGAATGACTCGAGAGAGGGTCTGTGTCTACTTCTGCTGCTCTCTATCAACTCAGGGCCACTGCTAATGAAACTTT is part of the Ailuropoda melanoleuca isolate Jingjing chromosome 16, ASM200744v2, whole genome shotgun sequence genome and harbors:
- the LOC105234987 gene encoding LOW QUALITY PROTEIN: olfactory receptor 4P4-like (The sequence of the model RefSeq protein was modified relative to this genomic sequence to represent the inferred CDS: inserted 2 bases in 1 codon), with the protein product MESQRNVSDFILLGLSYDQNMQIFCFVLFLFCYVALLAGNLLILVSIRLSPLYHQPMYFPHHLSSMDICYTSTVTPKFIADLLVERKTISYSNCMLQVFTMHFFGGFEVFILTAMAFDRYAAICKPLHYVIXMNRTRCHLLVLAAWAGGAVHAFPLFSTAIGFPFCGPNEINHYYCDVFPLLKVACTDTYITGVLVIAFSGMFGLGVFIVLFVSYGIILFTLRNLSAEGRRQRFL